A single Scleropages formosus chromosome 4, fSclFor1.1, whole genome shotgun sequence DNA region contains:
- the ppp2r2bb gene encoding serine/threonine-protein phosphatase 2A 55 kDa regulatory subunit B beta isoform isoform X4 gives MHLFEEDKEKCVKADIISTVEFNATGELLATGDKGGRVVVFQREQESKNQPHRRGEYNVYSTFQSHEPEFDYLKSLEIEEKINKIRWLPQQNAAYFLLSTNDKTVKLWKISERDKRPEGYNLKDEDGRIRDPTTITALRVPVLRPMDLMVEATARRIFANGHTYHINSISVNSDYETYMSTDDLRINLWNLEITNRSFNIVDIKPANMEDLTEVITAAEFHPSHCNTFVYSSSKGSVRLCDMRASALCDNHCKFFEEPEDPNNRSFFSEIISSISDVKFSHNGRYLMTRDYLTVKVWDLNMENKPLETYQVHDYLRSKLCSLYENDCIFDKFECVWNGSDSVIMTGSYNNFFRMFDRNTKRDVTLEASRENSKPRAILKPRKVCVGGKRRKDEISVDSLDFSKKILHTAWHPSENIIAVAATNNLYIFQDKVN, from the exons ATGCATCTCTTTGAGgaggacaaagaaaaatgtgtgaaag CTGACATCATCTCCACCGTTGAGTTCAACGCGACGGGGGAGCTCTTGGCCACGGGGGACAAGGGTGGACGCGTGGTGGTCTTCCAGAGAGAGCAGGAA AGCAAGAACCAGCCCCACAGAAGAGGGGAGTACAACGTTTACAGCACCTTTCAGAGTCATGAGCCGGAGTTTGACTACCTGAAGAGCCTCGAGATCGAGGAGAAGATCAACAAGATCCGCTGGCTGCCGCAGCAGAATGCCGCCTACTTTCTGCTCTCCACCAACG ATAAAACAGTGAAGCTATGGAAGATCAGTGAGAGAGACAAGAGGCCCGAGGGCTACAACCTCAAGGATGAAGACGGCAGGATCCGCGACCCAACCACCATCACAGCTCTGCGG GTTCCGGTGTTGCGGCCCATGGACCTCATGGTGGAGGCCACAGCCCGCCGGATCTTTGCCAATGGCCACACCTACCACATCAATTCCATCTCTGTCAACAGCGACTATGAGACATACATGTCAACAGACGATCTAAGAATAAACCTCTGGAATCTTGAGATTACCAACAGGAGCTTCA ATATTGTAGACATCAAGCCGGCCAACATGGAAGATCTCACAGAGGTGATCACTGCAGCAGAGTTCCACCCCAGCCACTGCAATACTTTTGtctacagcagcagcaagggCTCCGTTCGGCTGTGTGACATGAGGGCATCGGCTCTCTGCGACAACCACTGCAAGT TCTTCGAAGAGCCAGAGGACCCCAACAACCGCTCCTTCTTTTCTGAGAtcatctcctccatctctgaTGTAAAGTTCAGCCACAATGGGAGGTACCTGATGACACGGGACTACCTAACTGTGAAAGTGTGGGACCTCAACATGGAAAATAAACCCTTGGAAACATACCAG GTCCATGACTATCTAAGGAGCAAGTTGTGTTCCCTTTATGAAAACGACTGCATCTTTGACAAGTTTGAATGTGTATGGAATGGATCCGACAG TGTGATCATGACCGGCTCCTACAACAACTTCTTCCGCATGTTTGACCGTAACACGAAGCGGGATGTGACTCTTGAGGCCTCGCGGGAGAACAGCAAACCCCGGGCAATTCTAAAACCGCGCAAGGTATGCGTGGGCGGCAAGAGGCGCAAGGACGAGATCAGCGTGGACAGCCTGGATTTCAGCAAGAAGATCCTTCACACGGCCTGGCACCCTTCCGAGAACATAATTGCTGTGGCAGCCACCAACAACCTGTACATATTCCAGGACAAGGTCAACTAG
- the ppp2r2bb gene encoding serine/threonine-protein phosphatase 2A 55 kDa regulatory subunit B beta isoform isoform X2: protein MDEDTDTRKINSSFLRDHNYATEADIISTVEFNATGELLATGDKGGRVVVFQREQESKNQPHRRGEYNVYSTFQSHEPEFDYLKSLEIEEKINKIRWLPQQNAAYFLLSTNDKTVKLWKISERDKRPEGYNLKDEDGRIRDPTTITALRVPVLRPMDLMVEATARRIFANGHTYHINSISVNSDYETYMSTDDLRINLWNLEITNRSFNIVDIKPANMEDLTEVITAAEFHPSHCNTFVYSSSKGSVRLCDMRASALCDNHCKFFEEPEDPNNRSFFSEIISSISDVKFSHNGRYLMTRDYLTVKVWDLNMENKPLETYQVHDYLRSKLCSLYENDCIFDKFECVWNGSDSVIMTGSYNNFFRMFDRNTKRDVTLEASRENSKPRAILKPRKVCVGGKRRKDEISVDSLDFSKKILHTAWHPSENIIAVAATNNLYIFQDKVN, encoded by the exons CTGACATCATCTCCACCGTTGAGTTCAACGCGACGGGGGAGCTCTTGGCCACGGGGGACAAGGGTGGACGCGTGGTGGTCTTCCAGAGAGAGCAGGAA AGCAAGAACCAGCCCCACAGAAGAGGGGAGTACAACGTTTACAGCACCTTTCAGAGTCATGAGCCGGAGTTTGACTACCTGAAGAGCCTCGAGATCGAGGAGAAGATCAACAAGATCCGCTGGCTGCCGCAGCAGAATGCCGCCTACTTTCTGCTCTCCACCAACG ATAAAACAGTGAAGCTATGGAAGATCAGTGAGAGAGACAAGAGGCCCGAGGGCTACAACCTCAAGGATGAAGACGGCAGGATCCGCGACCCAACCACCATCACAGCTCTGCGG GTTCCGGTGTTGCGGCCCATGGACCTCATGGTGGAGGCCACAGCCCGCCGGATCTTTGCCAATGGCCACACCTACCACATCAATTCCATCTCTGTCAACAGCGACTATGAGACATACATGTCAACAGACGATCTAAGAATAAACCTCTGGAATCTTGAGATTACCAACAGGAGCTTCA ATATTGTAGACATCAAGCCGGCCAACATGGAAGATCTCACAGAGGTGATCACTGCAGCAGAGTTCCACCCCAGCCACTGCAATACTTTTGtctacagcagcagcaagggCTCCGTTCGGCTGTGTGACATGAGGGCATCGGCTCTCTGCGACAACCACTGCAAGT TCTTCGAAGAGCCAGAGGACCCCAACAACCGCTCCTTCTTTTCTGAGAtcatctcctccatctctgaTGTAAAGTTCAGCCACAATGGGAGGTACCTGATGACACGGGACTACCTAACTGTGAAAGTGTGGGACCTCAACATGGAAAATAAACCCTTGGAAACATACCAG GTCCATGACTATCTAAGGAGCAAGTTGTGTTCCCTTTATGAAAACGACTGCATCTTTGACAAGTTTGAATGTGTATGGAATGGATCCGACAG TGTGATCATGACCGGCTCCTACAACAACTTCTTCCGCATGTTTGACCGTAACACGAAGCGGGATGTGACTCTTGAGGCCTCGCGGGAGAACAGCAAACCCCGGGCAATTCTAAAACCGCGCAAGGTATGCGTGGGCGGCAAGAGGCGCAAGGACGAGATCAGCGTGGACAGCCTGGATTTCAGCAAGAAGATCCTTCACACGGCCTGGCACCCTTCCGAGAACATAATTGCTGTGGCAGCCACCAACAACCTGTACATATTCCAGGACAAGGTCAACTAG
- the ppp2r2bb gene encoding serine/threonine-protein phosphatase 2A 55 kDa regulatory subunit B beta isoform isoform X1 translates to MKCFSRYLPYLFRPPSTILSSSCHTEADIISTVEFNATGELLATGDKGGRVVVFQREQESKNQPHRRGEYNVYSTFQSHEPEFDYLKSLEIEEKINKIRWLPQQNAAYFLLSTNDKTVKLWKISERDKRPEGYNLKDEDGRIRDPTTITALRVPVLRPMDLMVEATARRIFANGHTYHINSISVNSDYETYMSTDDLRINLWNLEITNRSFNIVDIKPANMEDLTEVITAAEFHPSHCNTFVYSSSKGSVRLCDMRASALCDNHCKFFEEPEDPNNRSFFSEIISSISDVKFSHNGRYLMTRDYLTVKVWDLNMENKPLETYQVHDYLRSKLCSLYENDCIFDKFECVWNGSDSVIMTGSYNNFFRMFDRNTKRDVTLEASRENSKPRAILKPRKVCVGGKRRKDEISVDSLDFSKKILHTAWHPSENIIAVAATNNLYIFQDKVN, encoded by the exons CTGACATCATCTCCACCGTTGAGTTCAACGCGACGGGGGAGCTCTTGGCCACGGGGGACAAGGGTGGACGCGTGGTGGTCTTCCAGAGAGAGCAGGAA AGCAAGAACCAGCCCCACAGAAGAGGGGAGTACAACGTTTACAGCACCTTTCAGAGTCATGAGCCGGAGTTTGACTACCTGAAGAGCCTCGAGATCGAGGAGAAGATCAACAAGATCCGCTGGCTGCCGCAGCAGAATGCCGCCTACTTTCTGCTCTCCACCAACG ATAAAACAGTGAAGCTATGGAAGATCAGTGAGAGAGACAAGAGGCCCGAGGGCTACAACCTCAAGGATGAAGACGGCAGGATCCGCGACCCAACCACCATCACAGCTCTGCGG GTTCCGGTGTTGCGGCCCATGGACCTCATGGTGGAGGCCACAGCCCGCCGGATCTTTGCCAATGGCCACACCTACCACATCAATTCCATCTCTGTCAACAGCGACTATGAGACATACATGTCAACAGACGATCTAAGAATAAACCTCTGGAATCTTGAGATTACCAACAGGAGCTTCA ATATTGTAGACATCAAGCCGGCCAACATGGAAGATCTCACAGAGGTGATCACTGCAGCAGAGTTCCACCCCAGCCACTGCAATACTTTTGtctacagcagcagcaagggCTCCGTTCGGCTGTGTGACATGAGGGCATCGGCTCTCTGCGACAACCACTGCAAGT TCTTCGAAGAGCCAGAGGACCCCAACAACCGCTCCTTCTTTTCTGAGAtcatctcctccatctctgaTGTAAAGTTCAGCCACAATGGGAGGTACCTGATGACACGGGACTACCTAACTGTGAAAGTGTGGGACCTCAACATGGAAAATAAACCCTTGGAAACATACCAG GTCCATGACTATCTAAGGAGCAAGTTGTGTTCCCTTTATGAAAACGACTGCATCTTTGACAAGTTTGAATGTGTATGGAATGGATCCGACAG TGTGATCATGACCGGCTCCTACAACAACTTCTTCCGCATGTTTGACCGTAACACGAAGCGGGATGTGACTCTTGAGGCCTCGCGGGAGAACAGCAAACCCCGGGCAATTCTAAAACCGCGCAAGGTATGCGTGGGCGGCAAGAGGCGCAAGGACGAGATCAGCGTGGACAGCCTGGATTTCAGCAAGAAGATCCTTCACACGGCCTGGCACCCTTCCGAGAACATAATTGCTGTGGCAGCCACCAACAACCTGTACATATTCCAGGACAAGGTCAACTAG
- the ppp2r2bb gene encoding serine/threonine-protein phosphatase 2A 55 kDa regulatory subunit B beta isoform isoform X3, which yields MYTLMRKGMKSSKGNAHDLLAGKADIISTVEFNATGELLATGDKGGRVVVFQREQESKNQPHRRGEYNVYSTFQSHEPEFDYLKSLEIEEKINKIRWLPQQNAAYFLLSTNDKTVKLWKISERDKRPEGYNLKDEDGRIRDPTTITALRVPVLRPMDLMVEATARRIFANGHTYHINSISVNSDYETYMSTDDLRINLWNLEITNRSFNIVDIKPANMEDLTEVITAAEFHPSHCNTFVYSSSKGSVRLCDMRASALCDNHCKFFEEPEDPNNRSFFSEIISSISDVKFSHNGRYLMTRDYLTVKVWDLNMENKPLETYQVHDYLRSKLCSLYENDCIFDKFECVWNGSDSVIMTGSYNNFFRMFDRNTKRDVTLEASRENSKPRAILKPRKVCVGGKRRKDEISVDSLDFSKKILHTAWHPSENIIAVAATNNLYIFQDKVN from the exons CTGACATCATCTCCACCGTTGAGTTCAACGCGACGGGGGAGCTCTTGGCCACGGGGGACAAGGGTGGACGCGTGGTGGTCTTCCAGAGAGAGCAGGAA AGCAAGAACCAGCCCCACAGAAGAGGGGAGTACAACGTTTACAGCACCTTTCAGAGTCATGAGCCGGAGTTTGACTACCTGAAGAGCCTCGAGATCGAGGAGAAGATCAACAAGATCCGCTGGCTGCCGCAGCAGAATGCCGCCTACTTTCTGCTCTCCACCAACG ATAAAACAGTGAAGCTATGGAAGATCAGTGAGAGAGACAAGAGGCCCGAGGGCTACAACCTCAAGGATGAAGACGGCAGGATCCGCGACCCAACCACCATCACAGCTCTGCGG GTTCCGGTGTTGCGGCCCATGGACCTCATGGTGGAGGCCACAGCCCGCCGGATCTTTGCCAATGGCCACACCTACCACATCAATTCCATCTCTGTCAACAGCGACTATGAGACATACATGTCAACAGACGATCTAAGAATAAACCTCTGGAATCTTGAGATTACCAACAGGAGCTTCA ATATTGTAGACATCAAGCCGGCCAACATGGAAGATCTCACAGAGGTGATCACTGCAGCAGAGTTCCACCCCAGCCACTGCAATACTTTTGtctacagcagcagcaagggCTCCGTTCGGCTGTGTGACATGAGGGCATCGGCTCTCTGCGACAACCACTGCAAGT TCTTCGAAGAGCCAGAGGACCCCAACAACCGCTCCTTCTTTTCTGAGAtcatctcctccatctctgaTGTAAAGTTCAGCCACAATGGGAGGTACCTGATGACACGGGACTACCTAACTGTGAAAGTGTGGGACCTCAACATGGAAAATAAACCCTTGGAAACATACCAG GTCCATGACTATCTAAGGAGCAAGTTGTGTTCCCTTTATGAAAACGACTGCATCTTTGACAAGTTTGAATGTGTATGGAATGGATCCGACAG TGTGATCATGACCGGCTCCTACAACAACTTCTTCCGCATGTTTGACCGTAACACGAAGCGGGATGTGACTCTTGAGGCCTCGCGGGAGAACAGCAAACCCCGGGCAATTCTAAAACCGCGCAAGGTATGCGTGGGCGGCAAGAGGCGCAAGGACGAGATCAGCGTGGACAGCCTGGATTTCAGCAAGAAGATCCTTCACACGGCCTGGCACCCTTCCGAGAACATAATTGCTGTGGCAGCCACCAACAACCTGTACATATTCCAGGACAAGGTCAACTAG